A window from Gasterosteus aculeatus chromosome 14, fGasAcu3.hap1.1, whole genome shotgun sequence encodes these proteins:
- the LOC120831560 gene encoding tenascin-like isoform X6 produces the protein MGTQRALSCFLLAALLSSSDAGLVKKILRHRRQTPQPAEEHNLTLPSGERPVVFSHVYNINVPASSLCSVDLDAPESARLQTRDAGVPPDEHAAEHTVDGENQIVFTHRINVPRRACGCSEDLPGLKELMSRLEMLEGEVSALRDQCHGGGGGACCGAQVTGEVATKPYCHGHGNYSAETCGCVCEPGWKGPNCTRPECPGNCRKRGRCVDGSCVCDRPWTGSDCSELPCPKDCHGRGLCQNGTCRCDAGYAGEDCGGRTCANNCHGNGFCADGACVCAAGFSGDDCSRLTCLNGCSDRGACFNGVCICQPGYQGADCSQLACLNDCNGRGQCVNGRCACDVGFQGDDCAELSCPSDCLRRGRCLNGQCVCEEGFVGEDCGGRTCPSNCHGRGECVEGRCECRVGFAGLDCGELSCPGDCRSRGRCVDGQCVCDEGFSGEDCGRRACPNDCLARGRCVDGACVCRDGYSGDDCSALACPANCNGRGRCVDGRCACDSGHEGESCAPLSCLNGCRDKGRCESGRCVCDEGFIGDDCSGVSPPKDLTVGEVTPDTVELSWSNDMLVTEYLVTYVPTSPGGLHAEFTVSGDKAAATVKELEPGIEYQINVYAVLSNATSVPVGARVATELPKPQGVIFKPRESSVRVMWDQLDIPFDGWEIYFRNPKEENGEVVSTLPPSQNWFVQSGLGPGQEYEVSINIIKNDTRGPRTSKRVTTKIDGPRQLEVKDVTDSSALVVWFQPASPTDGLSMVYGPSADPSDKTRVDISPSDKQHSLGALRPDTEYKVSLVSRSGGLASAPAVATFTTALDAPLDLQSLSQTDDSVTLEWTNSQADVGGYLVKYSPISGASHGEELFPRGPGQTTRATITGLHPGTEYGIGVTATKNERQSLPATTNAATDIDPPTDLEGTESTETSLALSWQRPRARVGAYRLEYSSEDGRVGEAEIPGAATSYVLSDLTPGMSYTLTLSAERGLSRSAPVTVSASTEEPRPLAVNLSTSDVTWDGFTASWLPAGGDFESFVIEVTNLENAEESRSLSLSGDARSLGLSGLRPHTGYLVGLYAMYRGSLLQPVYTQATTEAEPEVEHLFVSDVTADGFRLSWAADGDLFDRYVIRIRDAKRAARPREYAAGGAERTKVLTGLASGTEYEIELYGVSLDQRSQPVSGVAQTALSTPRGLRFSHVTGSSAVVHWSTPRSPVDNYRITYVPSEGGSPLSVTVDGDVFEALLPDMIPGKTYQVTVSAVKGLEESDPTTDNVITALDRPRGLSVANVTDTSALLLWQPSVATVDGYVITYSADSVSHVVEHVSGDTAAFQMGSLVPGTRYTVGVHATKESRRSDSAGTEFTTDVDPPRDVTAVNIGADSATLTWKPPQAAVSGYTLSFYPAGAAVREVVLSPTASSYVMAELTRSTEYSVRLQAIAGAQRSRHADAAFTTVGQLHRRPKDCAQVLLNGETSSGLHTVYVGGEQGPPVQVYCDMTTDGGGWMVFLRRQNGKLDFFRNWKNYTVGFGNMNDEFWLGLSNLHKITNSGHYELRVDLRDSGESAYAQYDRFTVAEPKTRYKVSVGSYSGTAGDSMSYHQGRPFSTYDNDNDIAVTNCALSYKGAFWYKNCHRVNLMGKYGDDSHSKGINWFHWKAHEHSIPFAEMKIRPADFGKFESRKKRS, from the exons ATGGGTACGCAACGCGCTCTGAGCTGCTTCCTCCTCGCCGCTTTGCTCAGCTCATCGGACGCCGGGCTCGTGAAGAAAATCCTACGGCACCGGCGACAGACTCCGCAACCCGCCGAAGAACACAACCTCACGCTGCCGAGCGGCGAGCGCCCCGTGGTCTTCAGCCACGTCTACAACATCAACGTTCCCGCCAGCTCGCTGTGCTCGGTGGACCTGGACGCCCCGGAGAGCGCGAGGCTACAAACCCGGGACGCGGGCGTCCCTCCGGACGAGCACGCCGCCGAGCACACGGTGGACGGGGAGAACCAGATCGTCTTCACCCACCGCATCAACGTTCCCCGGCGGGCATGTGGCTGCAGCGAGGACCTGCCCGGCCTGAAGGAACTCATGAGCCGCCTGGAGATGCTGGAGGGAGAGGTTTCGGCGCTGAGAGATCAGTgccacggcggcggcggcggcgcctgcTGCGGGGCTCAAGTCACCG GTGAGGTGGCAACCAAACCTTACTGCCACGGTCACGGAAACTACAGCGCTGAAACCTGCGGCTGCGTCTGCGAGCCGGGCTGGAAGGGACCCAACTGCACCAGACCGGAGTGTCCCGGGAACTGCCGGAAGCGAGGCCGCTGCGTCGACGGGAGCTGCGTGTGCGACCGACCCTGGACGGGCTCCGACTGCTCCGAGCTGCCCTGCCCCAAAGACTGCCACGGCCGCGGCCTCTGCCAGAACGGCACCTGCCGCTGCGACGCGGGCTACGCCGGGGAGGACTGCGGCGGGCGCACCTGCGCCAACAACTGCCACGGCAACGGCTTCTGCGCTGACGGCGCGTGCGTCTGCGCCGCCGGCTTCAGCGGAGACGACTGCTCTCGGCTCACCTGCCTCAACGGCTGCAGCGACCGGGGAGCCTGCTTCAACGGCGTGTGCATCTGCCAACCGGGCTACCAGGGCGCCGACTGCAGCCAGCTGGCGTGTCTGAACGACTGCAACGGCCGAGGCCAGTGCGTCAACGGGCGCTGCGCCTGCGACGTCGGCTTCCAGGGGGACGACTGCGCCGAGCTCTCCTGCCCCAGCGACTGCCTGCGGCGGGGCCGCTGCCTCAACGGGCAGTGCGTGTGCGAGGAGGGCTTCGTCGGGGAGGACTGCGGCGGCAGGACCTGCCCCTCCAACTGCCACGGCCGCGGCGAGTGCGTGGAGGGCCGCTGCGAGTGCCGCGTGGGCTTCGCCGGGTTGGACTGCGGCGAGCTGAGCTGCCCCGGCGACTGCCGGAGCCGCGGCCGCTGCGTGGACGGGCAGTGCGTCTGCGACGAGGGCTTCTCCGGCGAGGACTGCGGCCGCAGGGCGTGTCCCAACGACTGCCTGGCGCGGGGCCGCTGCGTCGACGGCGCGTGCGTCTGCCGCGACGGCTACTCGGGAGACGACTGCTCGGCGCTCGCCTGCCCGGCGAACTGCAACGGCAGGGGCCGCTGCGTGGACGGGCGGTGCGCCTGTGACAGCGGGCACGAGGGAGAGAGCTGCGCGCCGCTCAGCTGCCTCAACGGCTGCCGGGACAAAGGCCGCTGCGAAAGCGGCCGCTGCGTCTGCGACGAAGGGTTCATCGGCGACGACTGCTCAGGAG TGTCTCCTCCAAAGGACCTGACCGTTGGCGAGGTGACCCCTGACACGGTGGAGCTGTCGTGGAGCAACGACATGCTGGTGACGGAGTACCTCGTCACCTACGTGCCCACCAGCCCCGGTGGTCTCCACGCGGAGTTCACCGTGTCGGGGGACAAAGCGGCGGCCACCGTCAAAGAGCTGGAACCCGGCATCGAGTACCAGATCAACGTCTACGCCGTTCTGAGCAACGCGACGAGCGTGCCTGTCGGCGCCAGGGTGGCCACGG AGCTTCCCAAGCCGCAGGGAGTGATATTCAAACCGCGAGAGAGCTCGGTGAGGGTGATGTGGGACCAGCTGGACATCCCCTTTGATGGCTGGGAGATCTATTTCCGCAACCCG aaagaagaaaacggAGAGGTGGTGAGCACACTTCCACCATCTCAAAACTGGTTTGTCCAGTCGGGCCTGGGGCCGGGTCAGGAGTACGAAGTCTCCATCAACATCATCAAGAACGACACCAGAGGTCCCCGAACGTCCAAAAGAGTCACTACCA AGATCGACGGCCCCCGGCAGTTGGAGGTGAAGGACGTGACGGACTCCTCCGCTCTGGTCGTCTGGTTTCAGCCGGCGTCTCCCACGGACGGACTCTCCATGGTCTACGGTCCCAGCGCCGACCCCTCGGACAAAACCAGAGTGGACATCTCCCCCTCGGACAAGCAGCACAGCCTCGGCGCTCTGAGGCCCGACACCGAGTACAAGGTGTCGCTGGTCTCCAGGAGCGGAGGGCTCGCCAGCGCCCCCGCCGTGGCCACCTTCACCACCG CCCTGGACGCCCCCCTGGACCTTCAGAGCCTGTCCCAGACTGACGACAGCGTCACACTGGAGTGGACCAACAGCCAAGCCGACGTCGGAGGCTATCTGGTGAAGTACAGCCCCATCTCCGGAGCGAGCCACGGAGAGGAGCTGTTCCCACGAGGCCCGGGGCAAACCACCAGAGCCACCATCACCG GGCTACACCCGGGCACCGAGTACGGGATCGGCGTGACCGCCACGAAGAACGAGAGGCAGAGCCTCCCCGCCACCACAAACGCCGCAACCG ATATCGACCCCCCCACAGACCTGGAAGGAACGGAGTCCACGGAGACCTCCCTCGCCCTGAGCTGGCAGAGACCTCGGGCCAGGGTGGGCGCCTACCGGCTGGAGTACTCCTCCGAGGACGGCCGCGTCGGCGAGGCGGAGATCCCGGGCGCGGCCACCAGCTACGTCCTGTCCGACCTGACCCCGGGAATGAGCTACACCCTGACTCTGTCCGCTGAGAGGGGGCTGAGCAGGAGCGCACCGGTCACCGTGTCTGCGTCCACAG AGGAGCCGAGGCCCCTGGCGGTGAACCTCTCCACCTCTGACGTCACGTGGGACGGCTTCACCGCCTCCTGGCTTCCCGCCGGGGGGGACTTTGAAAGCTTCGTCATTGAGGTGACGAACCTGGAGAACGCGGAGGAGAGCCGGAGCCTCAGCCTGTCGGGGGACGCTCGGAGCCTGGGCCTCTCCGGGCTCCGCCCCCACACCGGCTACCTGGTGGGCCTGTACGCGATGTACCGGGgctccctcctccagcccgTGTACACCCAAGCCACCACAG AGGCCGAGCCGGAGGTGGAGCATCTCTTCGTCTCGGACGTCACGGCCGACGGTTTCCGTCTGTCGTGGGCGGCCGACGGCGATCTGTTCGACCGGTACGTGATCCGGATACGCGACGCCAAGCGGGCGGCCCGCCCGCGGGAGTACGCCGCCGGGGGGGCCGAGCGCACCAAAGTCTTAACGGGACTCGCGAGCGGCACAGAGTACGAAATCGAGCTTTACGGCGTCTCGCTGGACCAGCGCTCCCAACCGGTCAGTGGGGTCGCTCAGACAG CCCTGAGCACTCCGAGAGGACTCCGCTTCTCCCACGTGACGGGCTCCTCCGCCGTGGTTCACTGGTCCACGCCGCGCTCTCCGGTGGATAACTACCGCATCACCTACGTGCCCTCTGAAGGAG GAAGCCCCCTGTCCGTCACCGTGGACGGAGACGTGTTCGAGGCGCTGCTGCCCGACATGATCCCCGGCAAAACGTACCAAGTGACCGTGAGCGCCGTGAAGGGCCTCGAGGAGAGCGACCCGACCACAGACAACGTGATCACAG CGTTGGACAGGCCTCGGGGTCTGAGCGTGGCCAATGTCACCGACACCTCGGCCCTGTTGCTGTGGCAACCCTCCGTGGCAACCGTCGATGGCTACGTCATCACCTACAGCGCGGATTCCG TGTCCCACGTGGTGGAGCACGTTTCTGGGGACACGGCGGCGTTCCAGATGGGCTCCTTGGTTCCGGGAACCCGCTACACCGTCGGAGTTCACGCCACGAAGGAATCTCGCAGGAGCGACTCCGCCGGCACGGAGTTCACCACCG acGTGGATCCTCCCCGTGATGTCACGGCGGTAAACATCGGAGCGGACAGCGCGACGCTCACGTGGAAACCTCCGCAGGCGGCCGTGAGCGGCTACACGCTCAGCTTCTACCCGGCCGGCGCCGCAGTCAGG GAGGTGGTGCTCAGCCCCACGGCGTCCTCCTACGTCATGGCCGAGCTGACCCGCTCCACCGAGTACAGCGTGAGACTGCAGGCCATCGCCGGGGCGCAGAGGAGCCGCCACGCGGACGCCGCCTTCACCACCG TCGGACAGCTGCACAGACGGCCGAAGGACTGCGCGCAGGTCCTGCTGAACGGCGAGACGAGCTCCGGCCTGCACACCGTGTACgtggggggggagcagggaCCGCCCGTCCAGGTGTACTGTGACATGACCACGGACGGCGGGGGTTGGATG GTTTTCCTCCGACGGCAGAATGGAAAGTTGGATTTCTTCAGGAACTGGAAGAACTACACGGTCGGCTTCGGCAACATGAACGATGAGTTCTGGCTGG GTCTCTCCAACCTCCATAAAATCACCAATTCTGGCCACTACGAGCTGCGAGTGGACCTGAGGGACAGCGGGGAGTCGGCCTACGCCCAGTACGACCGGTTCACCGTCGCCGAACCGAAGACGCGCTACAAAGTCTCCGTGGGCTCGTACAGCGGGACCGCCG gcgacTCCATGTCGTACCACCAGGGCCGACCCTTCTCCACCTACGACAACGACAACGACATCGCCGTCACCAACTGCGCGCTGTCGTACAAAGGAGCCTTTTGGTACAAGAACTGCCATCGCGTCAACCTCATGGGGAAATACGGCGACGACAGCCACAGCAAG GGGATCAACTGGTTCCACTGGAAGGCCCACGAGCACTCCATCCCGTTCGCCGAGATGAAGATCAGGCCGGCCGACTTCGGAAAATTTGAAAGCAGAAAAAAGCGATCGTAG